In one window of Spodoptera frugiperda isolate SF20-4 chromosome 11, AGI-APGP_CSIRO_Sfru_2.0, whole genome shotgun sequence DNA:
- the LOC118274782 gene encoding uncharacterized protein LOC118274782, whose translation MDDSIREPEDHFIRFGPEVVEEIRREHNLDKKEDREEAIAIIEKWLKTQEHLVKKDFSKDYIERCIVTSNGSIERAKKQIDKLATFKTLIPKYFQVVNILDSDVTPILDTGYLTLLPNLTKEYHRVSVLKLKSTIDVKSSDFVQLFKVIIVVSINANHFFAELRTAYFYAILVTVYRYFLQFLQQILQIPEIFFYSLIIFFSLFQEGYGSKIKGIIFLTSSKFIDGFIKLIKPFFSDKIASRLHVAPTLEALRELLSEDVLPEEYGGKAPSLAVLHEKLVKQLSSEKHQAVMKEMNRARTDETKRQRDKFNDQYMGMAGTFRTLSLD comes from the exons ATGGATGACTCGATAAGAGAACCGGAGGATCACTTCATAAGATTCGGGCCAGAAGTAGTAGAAGAGATAAGAAGAGAACATAACCTTGATAAGAAAGAAGATAGAGAGGAAGCAATCGCTATTATAGAGAAATGGTTGAAGACACAAGAGCATTTAGTGAAGAAAGATTTTA GTAAAGACTACATAGAACGTTGTATAGTAACAAGCAATGGTTCCATAGAAAGGGCAAAGAAACAGATTGACAAGTTGGCAACATTTAAGACATTAATCCCCAAGTACTTCCAAGTTGTCAACATACTCGATAGTGATGTTACTCCTATTTTAGATACAGG ATATTTGACGCTCCTACCAAATCTAACCAAGGAGTACCACAGGGTCTCCgtactcaaactcaaatcaacGATAGATGTCAAGTCTTCAGATTTTGTTCAACTCTTCAAAGTTATTATAGTTGTAAGTATAAATGCGAATCATTTTTTTGCGGAGCTACGAACTGCCTA TTTTTACGCAATTCTGGTCACCG tttatagatattttttacaattcctACAACAGATACTACAAATTCCCGAGATTTTTTTCTAcagtttaataattttcttttctctttTCCAGGAAGGATACGGCTCAAAAATAAAAGGGATTATATTCCTAACCAGTTCTAAATTCATTGATGGTTTTATAAAGCTCATAAAGCCTTTCTTCTCCGACAAGATTGCTAGCAGGCTGCACGTGGCTCCAACTCTGGAAGCCTTGAGAGAACTACTGTCCGAAGATGTTCTTCCAGAAGAATACGGGGGGAAGGCGCCTTCGTTAGCAGTTTTGCATG AAAAACTCGTCAAGCAATTAAGTTCAGAAAAACACCAAGCAGTCATGAAGGAGATGAACAGGGCTCGCACTGACGAGACGAAGCGACAACGAGACAAATTCAACGATCAGTACATGGGGATGGCTGGGACGTTTAGAACTTTAAGTTTGGATTAA